In a single window of the uncultured Dysgonomonas sp. genome:
- a CDS encoding 2-oxoacid:ferredoxin oxidoreductase subunit beta, with the protein MDVNVKMASSHQAKDYKSDQYVRWCPGCGDHALLNCLYKAMAELDILPHMTAVVSGIGCSSRLPYYMNTYGFHTIHGRGAAVATGVKTAKPELSVWLATGDGDCLAIGGNHFIHAVRRNVDINILLLNNKIYGLTKGQFSPTSDRGFVSKSSPYGTVEDPFHPIELALGARGTFFARCIDVDLANTTEILTHAARHKGTSVVEILQNCVIFNDAIHDNIVDKAWRAERTILLKHGEKMLFGANKDKGLVMDGWQIKDVIIGQNGFTIDDVLVHDATMQDDTLHMKLGLMSPENGLPLALGVIRDVDGPTYDQGVADQIKDVQAKNPVRKLRDYLMAKDVWEVK; encoded by the coding sequence ATGGATGTAAATGTAAAGATGGCCTCATCTCATCAGGCCAAAGATTATAAAAGCGATCAGTATGTACGCTGGTGTCCGGGATGCGGAGACCACGCTCTTCTCAACTGTTTATATAAAGCAATGGCCGAACTGGATATACTGCCGCATATGACGGCTGTGGTTTCAGGTATCGGTTGTTCTTCGCGTCTGCCTTACTATATGAATACATATGGTTTCCATACTATTCATGGCCGTGGGGCTGCTGTGGCTACAGGAGTGAAGACTGCAAAACCTGAATTATCGGTATGGTTGGCTACCGGTGACGGCGATTGCCTGGCAATCGGCGGTAACCACTTTATTCATGCGGTTCGCCGTAATGTGGATATAAATATCCTGTTGTTGAACAATAAAATATACGGGTTAACGAAAGGACAATTTTCCCCGACATCCGACAGGGGATTCGTTTCAAAGTCTTCTCCGTATGGTACGGTAGAAGATCCGTTCCATCCTATTGAACTGGCTTTAGGCGCTCGCGGGACCTTCTTTGCCCGTTGTATCGACGTCGATCTGGCAAATACTACCGAGATATTGACGCATGCGGCACGGCATAAAGGTACGTCTGTTGTGGAAATCCTCCAGAATTGTGTGATATTTAACGACGCTATCCACGACAATATTGTAGATAAAGCATGGAGAGCCGAGCGTACGATATTACTTAAGCATGGAGAAAAAATGTTGTTCGGTGCCAATAAAGACAAAGGTCTTGTTATGGACGGATGGCAGATCAAAGATGTGATTATCGGACAAAACGGATTTACAATAGATGATGTCCTTGTTCACGACGCTACTATGCAGGATGATACTTTGCATATGAAATTAGGGCTGATGTCTCCCGAAAACGGACTGCCTTTGGCTTTAGGTGTTATCCGCGATGTAGACGGGCCTACATATGACCAGGGGGTGGCAGATCAGATCAAAGATGTGCAAGCGAAGAATCCTGTGCGTAAGTTAAGGGATTATCTGATGGCTAAGGATGTGTGGGAAGTGAAATAA